GAGTCGGGCGACGTTCATGCCCGCTTTGTGCAGCTTGCGAAGAAAATCTTCTTCGCAACGGTTTCCGGCAATAGTGCAGATAATTTTTGTCTGTTTTTTAAGCATAGGCCCTCGGTGTGATTGCAAGCGCAGGTTTTTATCAGATTGGTTCAGTGAGGCTAGCCCAATTTTATTATTTAATAATGAGGCGGGCGTTCATTTCCGGCGATTTCGTTCGGATGCTGCAGCTGCAGAATTTTTTCTTCCATTCGCTCCAGCCGTTTGGTCAGCCGGGCAATATCCTGTTGCTGCCGGTAAATCTCTTCGTTCAGGCTTTCGATGGTTTTATCCTGCATCGCAGCCAGTGTTTCAAGTTGGATAATTCGTTCTTCCATGACCTGAAGCCTAGCAGATTCATTCGGCTTGGGGAGTTGATTAATCGCCTTTTACGTTGAAGCCGTGAAAAGCTTTGCTAACAATACGCGTAATCGGGGAGATTGATTGATATGTCCGGACAGTTGCAGGATACAGGATTCTTATTGCAGAACCTCATGGAACACATGACGGATAATATTTATTTTAAGGATCGGGAGTCCCGGTTCATCATGGTCAATAAGTCTTTCTGCGACTGGACGGGGCTTTCCAACGAGGCGGTTATTGGAAAAACCGACTTCGATCTTTTCGCCTCTGCGCATGCCCAGCAGGCCTACGACGACGAGCAGCGCATCATTGCCACCGGGGAGCCGATTATCGGTATTGAGGAAAAGGAGACGTGGGAAGACGGGCGCATCACCTGGGTTTCTTCCACCAAAATGCCGTTGAAAAGTGCCGAAGGCGAAATTATCGGGACCTTCGGTATTTCACGGGATATTACCGAGCACAAAGAAGCAGAGCTTCGTGCGGCATACTATGCCGAGCAGATTCGCCGCATTAAGGAAGAGATGGAAGAGGACGTCCGCATGGCGGCCGAACTGCAGAAAACTTTTTTCCCGCGCACCTATCCGGTCTATCCGCCCGGCGCTGCACCCGGTCACCGCAGATTTGAATTTCTTCATCACTACAACGCCAGCGGCGGAGTCAGCGGCGATTTCTGTACGATTCAGGAATTGAGCGATTCAAAAGTGGGTATTTTTCTGTGCGATGTCATGGGGCATGGGGTACGGGCGGCTTTGGTGACCGCTCTGATCTGCGCATTGGTCGAGGAAACGGCTCCGGTTGAGTCGGATCCCGGCCGCTTTCTCAGCAGGATGAACAGTTTGTTGCTGCCGATTCTGCGGCAGGAGGATATTTTCCTCTATGCCACGGCGTGCTACATGGTGCTCGATATGGAAACCGGCCTGTTGCAGTTTGCCAATGCCGGGCATCCTGTACCGTTTCATTTCCAGGCATTGGAAAAACGGGCGGTCTGGCTGATGGATGATCCCGCTCAGCGGGGTCCCGCACTGGCCATTGCCGAAGGGATGCAGTTCCAGACTCTGGAACGGCAGGTGGCTGAAGAAGACAGGGTGGTCATGTATACCGACGGCCTTTATGAAGTCATTGGAGACGACGGCGAAGAGCTGGGCGAAGAACGCCTGCTGGCCGCAGCCTCCAGACAGGCCGGAAAAGATCTGCCGGATCTGTTCTCCGGACTGCTTGAAGAGGTCCGCTGCTTTGCTGCTGACGGGAAATTTGACGACGATATCTGTTTGGCGGGCTTCCGCCGTCGGGCTTTATAGGTTCACCCATGCCGCTGAAAGAAGAAGAATACGGGGATCTGCTTGAAAACCTGATGGTGAACAATACGGATGTCATCTACTTCAAGGATCTCCAGTCCCGCTTCATCAAGATCAATGAAGCCTGC
This region of Pontiella agarivorans genomic DNA includes:
- a CDS encoding SlyX family protein → MEERIIQLETLAAMQDKTIESLNEEIYRQQQDIARLTKRLERMEEKILQLQHPNEIAGNERPPHY
- a CDS encoding SpoIIE family protein phosphatase, yielding MEHMTDNIYFKDRESRFIMVNKSFCDWTGLSNEAVIGKTDFDLFASAHAQQAYDDEQRIIATGEPIIGIEEKETWEDGRITWVSSTKMPLKSAEGEIIGTFGISRDITEHKEAELRAAYYAEQIRRIKEEMEEDVRMAAELQKTFFPRTYPVYPPGAAPGHRRFEFLHHYNASGGVSGDFCTIQELSDSKVGIFLCDVMGHGVRAALVTALICALVEETAPVESDPGRFLSRMNSLLLPILRQEDIFLYATACYMVLDMETGLLQFANAGHPVPFHFQALEKRAVWLMDDPAQRGPALAIAEGMQFQTLERQVAEEDRVVMYTDGLYEVIGDDGEELGEERLLAAASRQAGKDLPDLFSGLLEEVRCFAADGKFDDDICLAGFRRRAL